TGGGGCACGTAGTGTGACTCGTGACCGCAGACACAAACTCACTGTGAGCCTGTGCTACTTTTGAAGACACTCAGTTACATGAAACCTGACTTGCTTTTCACAACGTGAGTCCCATTTTCTTCGTCCCTCTCTGCCTCGCTTCCAACGCCCCCCCTTCCTGGGGCTCCTCACCGGCCGGGTAACACAAGGCTTGGGCTTAGCCCAGCCTTGGGTTCGTGGCCCCTCTGTCACAATCAGCGCCCGGGCCCGAGGCTGAGCCTGTGGCCTCTGGGGCCGGGGCTGGCGCGACACCCGTCGGGAGGCGCCCCCAGGGGTGGGCCGGAGTGCCAGGCGATCACGCTAGGCTGGCTCCCAGGTCCCTGGTGAAGCCTGCAGACACCAGCCCGGTGAGGGGACACCGCTGGGCTCTCTGGGGTGGCTCCGAACTCTCGTTCTAGCTAGTGAACTGAACCATAGGACGGCCATACCTCACTTTTCCGAATCACAAgagcccggggggtgggggtgcggcgCAGCCTCATTGGCTCTGTCCTGCACGGTGGCCCCTTTCCCCCGGGGCTTCAGCCGAGTCCCAGGGGAAGGGCTAAGGGCCGCCCTGCCCAGTTCTTAGGGGAGCCAGCTCCCTGCTCCACCCGGCAGCCACACTCACATCTCTCCCCTGGCCTGCGAGGCCGGCAGCCTTCAGACACGCATTCCTCCCACACCCCTGCACCCCTCCGATGAGAACAGCTCGCCTGTCCCCCAAACGCCGGAACAAAGGCGGGCCTTTGCGGTGTCCTGCCTATCGACAGCTAGCAGCCGGCTCTGAGCCCAGCCTGTGCCCGCGCGCCTGGAGCAGCTGGGGCCACCTTCTGCTGTCCCCTGCGAGGaggagacccccaccccccaccgcccacgGGCTGCTGAGGATTCGAGAGCCACGAGAACTTCCAACTATGAGAACTTTGACTTCCAGGTTTGGGGAATCCGCCAGGTGAACACATCAACTCTGAAATTCGTCGCTCTCTTCTGGCCCCTGCCTGTTTTGGCGCTCCACGCCTAAGCCTGCAGAAGGAGGAAACGGCAGTCAGCAAGTGCGGGAGGCGCTCCGGCTGCCAGAAGGCCTGGCTCGAGGGCCGGGCTGTGCTCCCGTCTCGGCTTCTGGGCTTCTCGGCAGAGAAGGTGAGGGAGCTGGGACGAGGCCTCGCCCCGAATACACAATTTCCagagggaggtgtggggggcAGGCCTGTCTCCAGCCGTCGTCGCAAGGGGTGGCCTGCCTcggagctgccccccccccacccccctcgggAGCAGGCGCCGCGTCCATGCCGATCGGAACAAACGCTCTGCTGTCTGGGGCCGGCGTGAAGAGGCGAGCCCGAGCGGCCCTGGAGGCCGGCCGGCCGCAGGGCGCACCCGTGCCTCTAGCCCCTGGCCCCATGGGGGCCGGTCCCAGGGGTACCTGGGAGTGAGCTGGACGACAGCAGCTGTAGGCTGTCCAGGACCCCGTCCTCATACAAGGCCAGCTTCTGCACCATCTTCTGCCGGGCTGGGTTGATGACGATCTGTGGTGGCTGTGATGACAGAGAGCTACCCAAGAGCGGTCCTGGGGTGGAGAGAGTGTCCTCTGAGCTGCAGGGGCCGCTGTCCCCGGGAACTCGTCAGGGACGCTCCTGGCCAGCCCCAGCTTAGTTCCCTGCCCCTTGGGACACACGTCCTCGGTGCTGTCTCTGACGGGAGGGCCTGGAAGGGGCCACGCTGTTGCCCCAGCTCCTGGCCAGGCCAGGAACCCCGTCCTGCATAAAGCCCTCCTTGTTCCCAGCTTTCAGGGAGTGAGCTCCTGGCCTCTTCTCACCCACCCAGAGGTCAGGGCCTGGAGCTCGCAAAGGACACAGGGAGATTAAGAGCAGGCCCCCAGTTCTCTCCTGCcaaagggctgggggtggggcgtaTGGGGACCGTCAGCAAAGGAGGCCCCTGGTCCCTCTTTTGGGCACCGGTCCCCAGCTACCTTCCATAGCTGTCAGCCGGGGCCCTGGGCCGCTCCCCCAGCTcgacgcttgggtggctccccCTTCGGTACCGCCGGCCGTCCCGAGGGATGCCGGGGCCCACACGGCGGCACCTTGCCCGGGGCTGCCGGGCAAGGCCAGGCCTGGGGGGCAGCTCGGGCTCAGGTGCCAGGAATGCAGGGCAGCAGACAGGCCGGACACGCTCTCGTCACTCTCCACGGGCTGGTTGGGGCCCTTCTGGAGCCAGTCTGGAGCcggggctggggctcctgggggaaCCGCCAGGGGCCGCAGCGGGCCGGCAGCGCTTGGGGCGCTGCCGGCCGTGGAGATGTAGGAGTTctcctggggggaaggggggccgTGGCCGGCAGCCTCATGCTCCAGCGCTGGCCCCGCCACGGCCGCCTGCAGCCTCTCCAGGCTCTCATACACCTGTGAGGGCAGAGAGACGCTCTGAgggggtggcctgggtggggTCTCCGTGGCTCTCCGCAGGCAGGCCAGGACTGGCCACGCGGACCGGTCACGGCCCTCACATAAGAGGGCCCTGCTCCGGGCCACCCGTGGTCTGTCCTGGGGCTCAGGCTTCCTGGGGGGCTGCGGGGGCCAGTGAGCTGGCACGCCCTGCATCTGTCCTTTGCCCTTTTGTCCCTGTCGCAAGAAATGCCGAGAAGTCACGGCCCCTAAGATAAAGGACCAAGAATggcttttccctctcttccagaAAGCAAACCTCACTGCCCCCCTGCCCTCAaatgggcagagggaaagaggggaggggcagggaggggccaggGAAAGGCAGATGCAGTGGCACAGTGTACCCAGAAGGGGGCGTGGCAAAGCCCTTTGCTTGTGTCTGGCAGGTGGGGTTTGGTGAGGCTCCGGCCATCCCAAGCGGAATTGAAGGGCAAGCGAAACACGTGTGAAGACCCTGGCTCTAGAAAGAGGTCCGGCAGCTGCCACGTCCGGCTCCCCGCGGAGCAGCACCGGGAACACAGGGCTCCCGACACGCTGCTGTCCCCCACGGGCAGCAGGGTCCCAAGTGCTTCCCACCCTACGCCGCTGTGCAGGGCTACCTGGGTCATGGGGGGTCTCCTTTTGGCCCGCCGGTGCAGACAGCAGCAAGCCAGCTGGCCCAGCGCCAGGCCCAGCTCGGGGGGGCACGGCCCGGGCCGGGGGTCCAGATGCTTCTTACAGATCTGGGCGGCAATTGGGGCAGCCCAGGCGTCTGCGGCCAGACCTGCTTGGAGTGTGGTCTGGGTGCTTTTCAGGGCTAACCCGGCCTCCTCAGCCTCTTCTTCAACCAGGTCTTTCTGTGGGACGGATACTATGAGTGTGGCCACTGCGGGGGAGGTCATACCTTCAGTCCCATTCCCCAGGCTCTCATCACTCCTACAAAGACTCCTGTGGTCTTTGTTCAGACTTAttaagcacccactgtgtgcccagcactgcCGGGACACACCCTAGGGACACAGTGACAAACGGAGTGCTCTGGGTCCACCTTCATAGAACTGACTTCCTGGTGTGGGAGAGATACCAACAAGCCCATAAAGCGATGGGACACTTCAAAGGACAGGCCCGTGGGGCTTCTGACGAGGGCCTCAGCAAGTAGCACTCGAGCTGGGATCTGAAGGCACGAACTCGCCAGAGGTCAGAGCTAAGAAGGGAGGGGAGTGGCCCAGAAAGAGGTACCCAGGGGCGCAAATAGGACTGGAGATCATCTTGAGTTCTGACATGGGAAGGACCAGGAGGaagcacctggggtgggggtggggggtctttCAGAAGGAAGGGCTCATagaaaggccctggggcaggcagCAGGGAACTGGCTGAGTCTGGAGGACAGAGGGATGTGCTCATGGATGAGGCCGGCGAGGGAAGCATGGCTCCCGTCCGGCTCCCCGGTTCCGGCCCAGACCCGGTGAAACTTGGGAACAGACAGAAGCAACCCCGAGGCGGGAACAGGGGCAGCAGGAGGTACACCAGTTGTCAAACGTACAGAACCAACACCGATGGAGCGGCCCAGGAAGTGCCTGAGCACGGCGCGGGGATTAAGTCTGTTcccaggggaggggcgcctggggggctcaggcgggtaagcgtccgactcggttttggctctggtcatgatcgcacggttttgggagttcgagccccgcgtcgggctctgcgctggtggcgcggagactgcttgggatcccctctcaccctttctctgcccctcccctacttgcacggtctctgtctccctcaagcagacaaacaaaaaagtctcTTTGCAGGTGGGGAAACGGGCCCAGTGAGGAGCAGGGATTTGCTCCAAGACCGTCACGCTGGGACTAGAAGCCAGGTCTCAGTCCATGGTGAGACGAATGGGAAGCAGCTGGCCCGATTTCCCACCACTGCCTCCCCTGGGGCCCTGGGTTCTGTTTCCCACCACAGCTTCTTGGCCCCGAGCTCTGGGACTGTCCTGTTGGGCCACCCCCTTCCCCGCCCACAGCCCGGGTAGGGGCTGGAGAGGCCATAGCATCTGCAGAAGACAGACAGGTTTTTCCTCGGCAAGGTCAAGGGAAGCTGTTTGGCGCCCTGCCTGCTTTCAAAGATGAGTCAGCAGTAGCAGAAGCTGGCTTCTGTGGGGCACTGCATTCCAGATCATTCCACCCTCCAGGGCTGCACCTGTTGGTTACCAGGAGTAGcgcttccctgcctccctttctgcctctcttcctgctgtctcctcgcctctctgtctctctctctcctctgcctccctcgcTGCCCCACCTCAGGAGGCTCACCAGATACTTGGTCTTGGTACCATGCGTCCTCACGGCCCTCTGGCCAGCCAGGGTCTCCAGCACTACCTGGAGAGGGCAGGACGGAGAGTGTGGCGGTGGCTTCTGGGATGGCAGGGAGGGCCAcacgcgggggtgggggggcttgtgGGGTGGACCGGCCCAAAGAGGCTGCTGAGGCACAGATCCGGGCGGACGGGGGCTTGGCCCTCGGACGCGCAGATGGGGACCGGCTGCCGGCAAGGGCGGAGCCGCGCGTTATGGGACCGGAGCTCCGGTGGGAGCACACACGGGGAGTGAGGTGCAGGGCGGAGGCGAGGGCCCgtgtcagggagggaggggccccgGAGCCGAAGCTCCGTTAGCTTCCCGCCAGGTCGGCCTCTGGCCCCACGGGGAGCTCTTCAGGCCCCGGCCTCCCATCCCCCCGTCGCCTCCCCAAAGCAGCAGAGGGGCCTGCGGCTCACCACGCCGAAGCTGAAGGTGTCGGTGTCCACGGCCAGCCGCCCCGTCTTGATGTACTCCTCGGGCAGGTAGGCCAGAGTGCCACGCACGGTCCGCGTCCGGGCCACGGTGCTGCTCTGGCCGGGACTGGCCGCGGCGAAGCGGCTGAGACGCGCCAGGCCAAAGTCTCCCAGTTTGGGCATCAGTCTGTCATCCAGAAGGACgttggagctgggggagggaagcGGCGGCGTCAGCTCGGCCCCGTCCCGCTCCACACCCCAACACCTGCCTGGAGCCGACGGAAGAGGACTCCGGGCTGCCAGCTCACGCCTCGCCCACGGAAAGTGGCTGGTGGTGGCCGGCAGTCCCGCTGCCTGGGGGCTCCCTCACGCGGGCCAGCCCCTGCTCCTCGGTGGGGCCCGTCCTCAGCCTCTGCTTCCATACCTGTCCTGCGCCCGGCTCTCCGTGACCCGGGGCCCTCAGCTCCGATGGCCCGGGCCTCGGGGCTGCAGCCCGTCCCTCACCTCAGCCTCAGGCAGGAGAGGACAGGCCTATTCTCATGGGGGACACCCAGAGCAGGGCTCCTTGGGACTCGGAGAGCGAGCGCCACTGCTCCCTGCCGGCAGAAGGTTGGGGAGCATCATTCCCTTGCGGCGGACTCCGCTCTGACAGCCGTCAGAGGCCGCAGGGGCCTGGCCGTGTCCCCTCCTCACCTCTTGATGTCTCCGTGGATGAGGCTGGGGCTGTCCTGATGTAGAAACTGAATCGCCCGTGCCGTGCCCAGGAGGATGTTTAGTCGctgaggccaggagagaggggggcaggcctggcagaggaagcagaggggcgCAGAAGAGGCTGGAAGGGCCCCCGTTCCTGGACCCCaagcctccctcctcctgtcACTGCAGGGTCTAGACAAGTCACTTCACTGCCTGGGCCACAGTCTCCCCTTCTGGAAAACCAGGAGCCAAAAGTCGATGAGCTACTTCACAAGAAGGTCAAGGCTAAGCTCTTCCAAGGAGGGGAGGATGGCTGGGGTGCGCCCTTCCTCCTGGGGTGAGCGGGATGTCGGGGGAGGGAGGcgttctctccacctcccccagcaCAGCGTGCTGATCTCCAGAGCTGAAGTCCCTGAGCGCCGTGAGCCCCTGGATCTTGTGGGCACGTCACGAGAGGGGGCTCAGTCGTGGGTCCGGATGGTGCGGTCCGCCGCCCCCTTTCTCCAGGGGCAATGCTGACAAGACCCCTCAGCTACTCTGCTTGCAAAAGGGAGAAGCTTGACTCCGGCCACTGAGTCAATAACCCtcctttgatttgatttgattgattgattcttaactatttatttctttatctttaactttatttatttatttagagagcaggagcacaggaggggcagagagggagggagagaagcccaagcaggttccatgttgtcagtgcggagcctgcctccggggctcaaacccacaaaccgtgaggtcatgacctgagctgaaatcaagagtcagacgcttaacccgctgaggcacccaggtgccccagtaaccCCCCGTTTAGAGGCATCATGACCCAGGCTTCCCAGCGCGCGGGAGCAGCCAGAGGGAGGCCCCGGGAAAGGGTGCCGGGGAATATGGCAACCCACCTCGGGCCGAACCCCGGACCCAAACCTGCCTGCCGGTGGGACCCACTCACGGAGCCTGAGTGCCCAGGTGCCGACAGCACTGTGGGGCCGGGGAAGTGTGTGCGGCCAAGTAGGCCTACCTGGAAGTGGAGGCGGTCTTCCAGGGAGCCACTGGGCAGGAAGCCATAGACGAGGCAGTAGAAGCCACTCTCGGCGCAGTAGCCGGCAAAGTCCACGATGTTTGGGTGACGAAACCTGCTTCAAAAGTGGGACCTGAGTGCTctggcctccagcctccaccACGCTCTCCAGCTGGCTGTCGTGGGGGTGGGCAGTCCCCGGGGGCTCGAGGGAGCCAGGCACCGCGGTCCGCGGTCCTGGAGGCCGATGGGGCCCCGACGcggctctctctctgccgccACCCGGGAGGGACGCCCCAGGCTCACCGAGACAGCTGTTCCACTTCGGTCAGGAAGCTCTGCCTCACTGTGGTCCACTCCAGGTCTGCCCCCTGCGACCCCCAAGGAAAACGAGGGCGGGAGGCAGCGTGAAGCCTTTGCGGCCAAGGCTTGACGGCCACTCTCACTGCCACCTGACCCGGGCCCAGAACAACCGAGGGGCTGGGGACCTTGAACTGGGGAATCAGAGGGCTGAAGGAGGTGCACGGGGCAGCGTGTCCCGGGGAAGGCCCAGAGAAGCGAGGGTCTGCTGACGACTGGCCAGGGCCTTTGCGGGGGTGCTACACCCACCTCCTTCAGCCTCTTCACAGCATACAGCGTGTTCCTCATCACAGCCCGGTACACACACCCGAAGCCGCCCTCCCCGATCTTCAGCTCCTCTGAGAAGTTGTGGGTGCCTTGGGAAATCTCAGTGAGGGGCCAGCAGAACGGAGAGGGGTGGGCCCCCTGCAGGAGGGACACTGGGCTCTCCCGGTTAGGCTGTGGGAAGATACCCTGGATCAGGTGaagtcctctgtcttcctctgtgccCCAAACCCTCCCCTGCGCCTGAAACTCACAAGCTCTTGCTACCCCAGCTGCCTCCTGGCTGGCCCTCCTGGCTGGCTGGGGTTCACAAGTGTACCAAAGGCTACCTTTTTTGCTCCTCGTCTTGACTCTTTCTCTGCTGGCAGGCCCCACCTACCTTGGTAGAGGAAGGGTCTGGATATGGTGATGGTGGCTGGAGGGCAGCAGGGCTTGGGACAGGACCCAGCTCAGCCCCAGAATGGGTTTGGGAGCCTGGAAAAACTTCATAAAGACACcagtgagaggcagggagagaccagCGGCATGGTCTACGACAGTGGCCATGGTCAAGGCGGACCTTTCCAAAAGAccatcaagccccacaccgggcccCTCTTAcctggggaggggagtgtggagGCTGACGTCTGCAACTTCCGGGGGCGGAGGGCCTCGGCCTCAGAGGGTGCAGGGGGGCTGCTGGGCCTCGGGGTGCTGGTGCCGGGGGGCAGAAGGGGGGCGGGAGGGTGCCCTGGGATGCCAGGGAAGAAAAGGGCGGTTAGGcccaggcgggggagggggaggagggaggagtccCGTGGGAGGTCCTGGGTCAGCCCGGGATCCCGGGGTCCCCGGGGCCGCTCGCTCACAGGCCGTGATGATATCCCGCGCGCGGAGCAGCTGCAGGTGCGTGAGGATGCGCACGAGGTCGGCCACGCGGGCGTTGCGGTTGATCCAGGGCCACAGGACACTGGCCGTGCGCTGCCCGGAGCGCTCGCACAGCCGCAGCTCGGTCTGGTCGCGCACGATCAGGGCGGCTGCGGGGCGGGAGGCGTCAGGCCCGGGCGCCCGGGGCCCGCGCGCCTCCcgccccagcctctcccagcccgcCGCCACCCACCGAACTGGCACCAGTCGGCGGGCTCCAGGGCGTCCATCACTTTGTAGAAGCGGCACATGACCCAAGGCGGCACCTCGTACAAGAAGTGCTGGGCGCCGGGGGCCGCGGGGTCCCCCGGGCCCGGCCCACCGGCCatggccgccgccgccgccgccgtcgcgcCAGGGCCTCCTGGGGCCTCTCGGGGCCGCGGCGGGCGCGGGCCTTGGCCGGCCGGGTCCGCGGACACTGACTCACTTCCCCTTTAAGCCGGCCTCGTGCGGCGCCCGGCGGGGCGGAAGGGGCGGGGTCCGGGCCCGCCGCCATCttgcccgccgccgccgccgccgccgccgccgccgccgccgccgccgccgccgccgccgccgccgccgccgccgccgccgccgccgccgccgccgccgccgccgccgccgcgaccCTCGGCCAGACGGGGGCGCCGCGTGTGGTGTCTCCCTGCGGAGGCCGCGCCCCTTCGCCCTGTGAGGCGGCCAGgcgggcttcccggaggaggggcCGCCTGAATGGGGCCCCGAGGGATGGAGGAGCGCGGTTCCGAGCCGTGGGACAAAGGGCGAGGCACGGCCCGGGACACGCCAGACCGGGCTACAGCCGGGCCTTGGGAGAGTCACCGGGAGGTCCCCGCAGGAACTTCTGGCTTCATGTGGGAGGCAGTGCAGAGTCGTCAGAGATCCAGGCAGGGCGAGGTCAGATAGGGGCCACACAGAGGACCCCCGCCGAGTCCCGGCAGCTGGCCGGAAGGCCGGGCGCAGGGAGAAGCGTCTGGAAGCTTGCAGGGCAGGCTACCCAGCTCAGGGCATTGTTGCCCACCTCCTCTGCCCTGCATCCTATCTTTTCCGCTCCTTGAGGAACCTGCTCCAGCAACTGTTAGCTCTTTGCGGTGTTTGCAAGTCTTCCTTCTTTGCTGGCCTCTTCCCACTAGCCCATAAAACGTATTTACACCTCTTAAAAACAGGCCTTCAAGCTTCCgccatccctcctccctctggtGGCCATGCTTCTGGCTCACTTGGCGTTCCCCCCTGCTAGGACCGCAGACTCCAGCCTCTCCCCGGCACCAAGCTCGGCTCCCAGCCTCCTTGAGGTCTTCACCACGTTAGTGTCTCTTGCCCCTTCCCACAGTGGTCTGCAGCCATGgacttctttggattctctggcGCTCCTCCATTCCAGCAGCCACTATCCTCCGCTCATTTCCCTGAACATCTCGGGAGTCGGCTTCTTCCCCACAGGCCCATTGCTCTCACTGCTCCCTGCTACCTGGGGGACCTTCGGCCCCTAGCTCCCTCTGGGCAGAGCTGCCTGCTGCCCCTGGGGCATCCTTTTGGAGCCTCTGCACTTGTTTGCCTCCCCCACTAGATGGGGGAAGACCCCAGCAAGCAGCAGCGGTGCCTTCCTCTTGTTTCTCCAGTTGGATGCGTGCTTGCAAGGCAACAGGTGTCCTTCCctgaccccccgccccccgcccccagtcccgACCGGTAGTGGGCTCCTCTCCAGGCCGTCCTCCCGACATGGGCCTCCAATGGGAGGCTCTTCCCAGAAGCCACAGCCATTGCCAGCCACACCCTGAGCCCCAGTGGCTTCTCATGGGACAGCCTTTACAAAGACAACCGACTCTGGTGCGGGAAAGCCTCCTGCACGCACACACTGAGCTCTAAGGGAAGAGTAACGCGCTCCTCCTTGCTCACTGCTGTACAGCGGCTCCCAGGACGGGCCGGCACGCGAGAAACGCTCAGTATACACAGGTCGCATTTCAACCCTTTGTTTTAACATTCAAGGCCAGGATATTGGAGTGCACCTTTTAGCAGCTGTGTCCACATTTGCATGTGAagccgggctctgagccgtcgttCCCTCCAGCCCGGCAACAGCCTGCTGAGAACAGCTGCGGCAGGGCGCGCAGCTCCTGAATGCGGGCTTTGCAAAAGGTCTGCACACCCACGGTGATGACAGCGCCCCCTGCGGGCAgggggccaggtcagcagagGCCTCGGGAGGGTCCTGGGCGGCAGGCACAGGAGGAGCCGCAGCCGGGGGATGGCTGGGTGTTTCCCGAAGCACCTGGACAGAGAAGGCGCCCCCCGCCACGGCCCCCAGGAACGGGAAAGTTGTGCTTCTGTGCGGAAGGCCTGCGCCCGCTGGCCGCTGGACCTGGGGCACGGCGGGCCGCCCCCGCACCGGGCCCTTCCCGGCCTGCCACCCCAGGGCTCCCTGTCACACGCAGGAGCAGTGTGCCTGGAAGGCGTAGCCTCGGAAGCCAGGGGCAGGTGGTGTATGGAGGGGACTGCTCTTTCCTCCCAAGGCCGTCCTGACAGCGGCTGGCTGTCGTGTTCGGGGGCAGCCAGATGGAATCAGGAGACACCACCATGCTGTCCTGTGAGCTGTCTGATAATGAAAGCCCAGACCTTGAGTCACTTTCACAGAGAGATTTATCGAGAATGCTAACAGCACAGGATACAGTACTTCCCAACAAAAGGTGCAAACGCGTCACTTAGAAAGGCATGCTGAGTATTCTTTGCTTTCACACGtattaaaaaacttacaaaaataaaataaaactgcgTGCTGCCCATCTTTTCAAATAGTAAAAGAACCTCATGAAAAAATCACTTGATTTTACAACAAAAGACACAAACggacatttttatgtaaatttataaGGCAAACTCTTTATATAATAAATAGGTTACAGGGATTCAGTGGGGGGGGTGTTTTTGAAACGTATACAGGTACATTCAGACAGGTTTACTGAAATGGTACAAATTTCCTTAATaaattgccttttgtttttaaatatatcagtGCTTTCAGTCATTTGGCTATACACAAAGAACCTTTTTTTGAACACTACAAAAAAGCAatcaatattttttgtttttaaaacaacctacttattttctaaagtaattgtcccaaaacacaaaaaccaaaggTGAATGTGATGGAGGGCTTTTGGAGACATCTCTAACCAAGTCTGTCCTGGGCTGCTCCCCAGCCCGCACacacctctctcccactctcGGCCGGGTTTCCGGCTGGAGCTCCTCTGTCTAGGGCGACCGGTGTCACTGCGAATCAGGAGGGGGCAGCCACCCTGCCTGGTTCTTCCCATGTGCAAATAGTCTTGACAGTCAGCATTGTCCTTgtctttggtgggggggggggtgctgcgtGCTAAGGGAGCACACATCTGTCCCTGTTCCATGAGCCCAGAACAATGGTGTGGGTAACGGCTTTTTTCAGAAGGATCTGGTTTTACCAAGGAAAGGGAAGCATGAATTTGTCATGCCCAAATTTTGCTGGGGAATCAGATGACAGCAAAGAGagtgcacccctcccccatcatcaGATCACCCCGGATGGTGAAGAATCTACAGGTCACATGAAGTGTTGTGGACTTTGGGACAGGGTGGGATGTGAT
This region of Felis catus isolate Fca126 chromosome X, F.catus_Fca126_mat1.0, whole genome shotgun sequence genomic DNA includes:
- the IRAK1 gene encoding interleukin-1 receptor-associated kinase 1 isoform X2, encoding MAGGPGPGDPAAPGAQHFLYEVPPWVMCRFYKVMDALEPADWCQFAALIVRDQTELRLCERSGQRTASVLWPWINRNARVADLVRILTHLQLLRARDIITAWHPPAPLLPPGTSTPRPSSPPAPSEAEALRPRKLQTSASTLPSPVFPGSQTHSGAELGPVPSPAALQPPSPYPDPSSTKPNRESPVSLLQGAHPSPFCWPLTEISQGTHNFSEELKIGEGGFGCVYRAVMRNTLYAVKRLKEGADLEWTTVRQSFLTEVEQLSRFRHPNIVDFAGYCAESGFYCLVYGFLPSGSLEDRLHFQACPPLSWPQRLNILLGTARAIQFLHQDSPSLIHGDIKSSNVLLDDRLMPKLGDFGLARLSRFAAASPGQSSTVARTRTVRGTLAYLPEEYIKTGRLAVDTDTFSFGVVVLETLAGQRAVRTHGTKTKYLVYESLERLQAAVAGPALEHEAAGHGPPSPQENSYISTAGSAPSAAGPLRPLAVPPGAPAPAPDWLQKGPNQPVESDESVSGLSAALHSWHLSPSCPPGLALPGSPGQGAAVWAPASLGTAGGTEGGATQASSWGSGPGPRLTAMEGPLLGSSLSSQPPQIVINPARQKMVQKLALYEDGVLDSLQLLSSSSLPGLGVERQNRQGPEESDEFQS
- the IRAK1 gene encoding interleukin-1 receptor-associated kinase 1 isoform X1 translates to MAGGPGPGDPAAPGAQHFLYEVPPWVMCRFYKVMDALEPADWCQFAALIVRDQTELRLCERSGQRTASVLWPWINRNARVADLVRILTHLQLLRARDIITAWHPPAPLLPPGTSTPRPSSPPAPSEAEALRPRKLQTSASTLPSPVFPGSQTHSGAELGPVPSPAALQPPSPYPDPSSTKPNRESPVSLLQGAHPSPFCWPLTEISQGTHNFSEELKIGEGGFGCVYRAVMRNTLYAVKRLKEGADLEWTTVRQSFLTEVEQLSRFRHPNIVDFAGYCAESGFYCLVYGFLPSGSLEDRLHFQACPPLSWPQRLNILLGTARAIQFLHQDSPSLIHGDIKSSNVLLDDRLMPKLGDFGLARLSRFAAASPGQSSTVARTRTVRGTLAYLPEEYIKTGRLAVDTDTFSFGVVVLETLAGQRAVRTHGTKTKYLKDLVEEEAEEAGLALKSTQTTLQAGLAADAWAAPIAAQICKKHLDPRPGPCPPELGLALGQLACCCLHRRAKRRPPMTQVYESLERLQAAVAGPALEHEAAGHGPPSPQENSYISTAGSAPSAAGPLRPLAVPPGAPAPAPDWLQKGPNQPVESDESVSGLSAALHSWHLSPSCPPGLALPGSPGQGAAVWAPASLGTAGGTEGGATQASSWGSGPGPRLTAMEGPLLGSSLSSQPPQIVINPARQKMVQKLALYEDGVLDSLQLLSSSSLPGLGVERQNRQGPEESDEFQS